The following are encoded together in the Chanodichthys erythropterus isolate Z2021 chromosome 16, ASM2448905v1, whole genome shotgun sequence genome:
- the angptl4 gene encoding angiopoietin-related protein 4, with protein sequence MKVPLANLLCITVLASSGTSFPLERRGAAAGKEKRVQYAAWDDVNVLAHGLLQLGQGLKEHVDKTKGQVRDITIKMKVFNVTVSELGKLTQMLQEDSEALKAKAQSLEESERLILNVSTDLREKTKELLKDRQKDHERMNKLEEKVDGLMQGEGLEAANGNYSDARIIQWMLEAQNKRIDDLVERIKQQQEKLDKQNVRIRTLQNQIQMKKELSSLKRKEDEVHLNASSEQRDSPVAMASDCHELFLRGETSSGLYTIQPTDSQPFEVFCEMTPEGGWTVIQRRQDGSVDFDQLWQAYQTGFGSLDGEFWLGLEKIHSVSRGGNYILKVQFSDWRDEVQSISYPFHLNGEESNYSLRILERSAGNLESSLSTETSGVPFSTRDKDNDQKNDLNCAKQLSGGWWFSNCGRSNLNGRYFVTPAPKQRHQRKQGVFWKTWRGRYYPLKTTTMMIAPAEIENKS encoded by the exons ATGAAGGTACCACTGGCAAATCTGCTATGCATCAcagtcttggcaagctccgggACGAGCTTCCCGCTGGAGAGGAGAGGAGCTGCTGCTGGAAAAGAGAAGAGAGTTCAGTATGCAGCATGGGACGATGTTAACGTGCTTGCACATGGGTTGCTGCAGCTAGGACAGGGTCTGAAAGAGCATGTGGACAAGACCAAAGGCCAGGTGAGAGACATCACCATTAAGATGAAGGTGTTCAACGTCACCGTATCCGAGCTTGGCAAGCTGACTCAAATGCTTCAAGAAGACAGTGAGGCGCTGAAAGCAAAAGCCCAGAGTCTGGAAGAAAGCGAGAGGCTGATCCTAAACGTGTCCACGGATCTGAGGGAGAAGACTAAGGAGCTTCTtaaagacagacagaaggaCCATGAGAGAATGAATAAGCTGGAAGAAAAAGTAGACGGCTTGATGCAAGGAGAGGGTTTGGAAGCTGCCAATGGCAACTACAGTGATGCCCGGATCATTCAG TGGATGCTGGAGGCGCAAAATAAACGCATAGATGACCTGGTCGAGCGCATCAAGCAACAGCAAGAAAAACTGGATAAACAAAATGTTCGAATTCGAACCCTCCAAAACCAG attcaaatgaaaaaagaaCTATCTTCTCTCAAACGGAAGGAGGATGAAGTTCATCTGAACGCGAGCTCTGAACAGCGGGATTCACCTGTTG CTATGGCTTCTGACTGTCATGAGCTGTTCCTGAGGGGTGAGACCTCAAGCGGGCTGTACACAATCCAACCAACTGACTCCCAGCCTTTTGAGGTCTTCTGTGAAATGACACCCG AAGGAGGATGGACAGTCATTCAGAGACGCCAGGATGGATCTGTAGACTTTGATCAGCTATGGCAGGCATATCAAACTGGCTTTGGGAGCCTGGATG GTGAGTTCTGGCTCGGCCTGGAGAAGATCCATTCTGTGTCCAGAGGCGGCAACTACATCCTCAAGGTGCAGTTCTCTGATTGGCGGGATGAGGTTCAGAGCATCAGCTACCCTTTCCATCTGAACGGTGAGGAAAGCAACTATTCCCTGCGCATTCTGGAGAGGTCTGCTGGGAACCTGGAGAGCTCTCTGTCCACCGAAACATCCGGAGTGCCCTTCTCCACCCGCGACAAAGACAACGACCAGAAGAACGACCTCAACTGTGCCAAACAGCTATCAG GTGGTTGGTGGTTTAGCAACTGCGGTCGCTCGAACCTAAACGGCAGGTATTTTGTTACTCCTGCGCCAAAGCAAAGACACCAGAGAAAACAAGGAGTGTTCTGGAAAACCTGGCGTGGCCGCTACTACCCGCTGAAAACCACCACCATGATGATTGCACCTGCCGAGATCGAAAACAAGTCATAG